A genomic stretch from Acetobacter ascendens includes:
- a CDS encoding cysteine desulfurase family protein gives MAGDLIRGIMTSRIERNNSSSDVVYLDANATEPLRPQAREALLEAADLTGNPSSVHRAGRKARALLEQARNTVAHYLDVAPLNCIFTSGGTEANVLAMRGLGQGRRFLIGRTEHDAVRKGAPEDAHVAWLDVDTNGQVQLEKLEQALAQEEAPAFVCLMLANNETGVLHPLDDVVLLCRKYGAHLHVDAVQAAGRLPLSVENSGIDSFACSGHKMGGPKGAGALLLRGPAPARLLPIFEGGGQEQGRRGGTPSLPAIAGLAAALGAALEQPRDLALLRNSIEQAAVAAGAKVFGADVPRLNNTVSLALPGKRAQAQLMRLDLDGICVSAGSACSSGKVAFSHVLEAMGAGDMAGQALRVSLPWNVTEQDIAHFIDSYTRMAQSPTAIGLVDSVV, from the coding sequence GTGGCAGGCGATCTGATTCGGGGCATCATGACAAGCAGAATAGAAAGAAACAACAGTAGTTCAGATGTGGTTTATCTGGACGCCAATGCAACAGAGCCGTTGCGCCCCCAAGCGCGGGAAGCCTTGCTGGAAGCTGCTGATTTAACAGGAAACCCATCTTCCGTGCATCGGGCTGGCCGCAAAGCCCGCGCTTTGTTGGAACAAGCCCGTAATACAGTTGCACATTATCTGGATGTGGCACCACTGAACTGTATTTTCACATCAGGCGGCACAGAAGCCAACGTGCTGGCGATGAGGGGACTCGGCCAAGGGCGCCGGTTCCTGATCGGTCGCACAGAACATGATGCCGTGCGCAAAGGTGCGCCAGAAGATGCACACGTGGCATGGTTGGATGTGGATACCAATGGCCAGGTGCAGTTGGAGAAACTGGAACAAGCACTGGCACAGGAAGAAGCACCTGCTTTTGTGTGCTTGATGCTGGCAAATAATGAAACAGGCGTGCTGCATCCACTTGATGATGTGGTTTTGCTGTGCCGGAAGTATGGGGCGCATTTACACGTCGATGCAGTGCAGGCAGCCGGACGTTTGCCACTCTCTGTTGAGAATAGTGGAATCGATAGCTTTGCGTGCTCAGGCCACAAAATGGGTGGGCCAAAAGGGGCAGGGGCTTTGTTGCTGCGTGGCCCAGCACCTGCACGTTTGTTGCCAATATTTGAAGGCGGAGGGCAGGAACAGGGGCGTCGTGGTGGCACACCTTCGCTACCTGCTATTGCAGGATTGGCCGCAGCCTTGGGCGCAGCGCTGGAACAACCGCGAGATCTGGCCCTGCTGCGGAATAGTATTGAGCAGGCGGCAGTAGCCGCAGGTGCAAAAGTGTTTGGGGCAGATGTGCCGCGTCTGAACAACACTGTCTCTCTGGCATTGCCCGGTAAGCGCGCACAGGCACAGCTTATGCGGTTGGATCTGGACGGTATTTGCGTTTCGGCTGGCTCGGCCTGTTCTTCGGGCAAAGTGGCGTTTTCACACGTGCTGGAAGCTATGGGCGCAGGAGATATGGCCGGGCAAGCTTTACGCGTTTCCTTGCCGTGGAATGTGACAGAGCAAGATATTGCCCATTTTATAGATTCTTACACCCGTATGGCGCAAAGCCCGACGGCTATTGGGCTCGTGGACTCTGTGGTGTAA
- a CDS encoding ferredoxin family 2Fe-2S iron-sulfur cluster binding protein, which produces MPQMTFVEQDGTEHKVDAPVGLSVLEIAHKHGIDLEGACEGSLACATCHVIVDPTWAPKLPAPTDDEEDMLDLAFGLEKTSRLGCQIVMTDALDGLVVRLPSKA; this is translated from the coding sequence ATGCCCCAGATGACATTTGTTGAACAGGACGGAACAGAACATAAAGTGGATGCGCCGGTTGGCCTTTCCGTGCTGGAAATTGCCCATAAGCATGGCATTGACCTTGAAGGCGCATGTGAGGGTTCTTTGGCCTGCGCAACATGCCATGTGATTGTAGACCCAACTTGGGCACCCAAGCTGCCAGCGCCTACCGATGATGAAGAAGATATGCTGGATCTAGCTTTCGGGCTGGAAAAGACATCTCGTTTGGGCTGTCAGATTGTCATGACAGATGCGCTGGATGGTTTGGTTGTACGCCTGCCTAGCAAGGCCTGA
- a CDS encoding cysteine desulfurase family protein, whose translation MALSIYFDHAATTPCDPRVRAVLLDVLDHENGNPHSTTHEAGMRAADRVAHARNQVASLIGADGKEIIFTSGATEANNLAIKGAVRHLALQGSPRKRIITVATEHKCVLESVQDLAQEGFEPVVLPVDANGLLDPAVLYEALKVPTALVSIMAANNETGVLQDMSGLSALVNEAGALLHSDLAQAAGKIPVDAHAWGLALASVSSHKLYGPKGAGALFVRRRPRVRLAPLFSGGGQERGVRSGTVPGFLVAAFGEACQIAKQELDTGFEHLSMLQRVFLNKLNAVLPGYEVNAAAASRLPGIFNLRLPAGVSALDVVAVMPDLAVSLGSACSSAELAPSYVLEAMGLSREEAGRSLRLSPGRFTSAAEAERAADNLAQAVLRVRSVT comes from the coding sequence ATGGCCTTATCCATTTACTTTGATCATGCAGCCACTACACCGTGTGACCCGCGTGTGCGTGCGGTGTTGCTAGATGTTCTGGACCATGAAAATGGTAATCCGCACAGCACAACGCACGAAGCGGGTATGCGTGCAGCAGACAGAGTAGCACATGCGCGTAACCAGGTTGCCAGCCTTATAGGGGCCGATGGCAAGGAAATTATTTTCACATCGGGTGCCACGGAAGCCAATAATCTGGCAATTAAAGGGGCTGTGCGCCATCTGGCCCTACAGGGTAGCCCGCGTAAGCGCATTATAACTGTAGCAACAGAGCATAAATGTGTTTTGGAAAGCGTGCAGGATCTGGCGCAGGAGGGGTTTGAACCTGTTGTGCTGCCAGTGGATGCTAACGGCTTGCTTGATCCTGCCGTGTTGTACGAAGCACTAAAAGTGCCCACAGCTCTTGTTTCCATTATGGCGGCCAATAATGAAACAGGTGTGCTGCAAGACATGTCCGGTTTAAGCGCTTTAGTGAATGAAGCAGGCGCTTTATTACATTCCGATCTGGCGCAGGCGGCTGGAAAGATTCCTGTGGATGCACACGCATGGGGCTTGGCTCTGGCTTCTGTTTCAAGCCACAAGCTGTATGGCCCTAAGGGTGCTGGGGCATTGTTTGTGCGGCGTCGGCCACGGGTGCGTTTGGCCCCCCTGTTTTCTGGCGGAGGGCAGGAACGTGGTGTGCGCTCAGGCACCGTACCCGGTTTTCTGGTGGCTGCCTTTGGGGAGGCCTGCCAGATCGCAAAGCAGGAGTTGGATACCGGCTTTGAACATTTATCCATGTTGCAGCGTGTTTTTCTAAACAAGCTGAATGCTGTGTTGCCGGGGTATGAGGTTAACGCAGCCGCGGCATCACGCTTACCGGGCATTTTTAATCTGCGTTTGCCCGCAGGAGTTTCAGCGTTGGATGTTGTGGCTGTTATGCCTGATCTTGCTGTTTCTTTGGGATCAGCCTGTTCTTCGGCAGAACTGGCCCCATCTTATGTGTTGGAAGCAATGGGATTGAGTAGGGAAGAAGCGGGAAGAAGCTTGCGTCTGTCTCCCGGACGTTTTACCTCAGCCGCCGAAGCAGAACGCGCGGCAGACAATTTGGCGCAGGCTGTCTTGCGGGTGCGAAGTGTAACGTAA
- a CDS encoding RNA methyltransferase has translation MTGRDGGAPLEPIGNTLIVILVRPQMAENIGTTARAMANGGLFHLRLVSPRDGWPQERAWRTSSGADRILEAATVHENVDDAVADLHHVYATCPRPRHIIKPVLTARGGAAELRAATGRGLKVGLMFGPERAGLDNEDMARADALIRYPLNPAFMSLNLAQAVMIMAYEWWMAEDQTPPRELMTNETHVATKGELENFLQHLERELDDCGFLRNEQKRPGMVRNLRHFFTRGEVTEQELRTLHGVVRELAHPRRKD, from the coding sequence ATGACCGGTCGGGATGGGGGTGCGCCTTTGGAACCAATAGGCAATACGCTTATTGTTATTCTGGTGCGTCCGCAGATGGCGGAAAATATTGGCACCACAGCACGCGCCATGGCCAATGGCGGTCTTTTCCATCTGCGGCTTGTCAGCCCACGGGATGGATGGCCGCAAGAGCGCGCATGGCGTACCTCTTCCGGGGCAGACCGGATTCTGGAAGCCGCAACGGTGCACGAGAACGTAGATGATGCGGTGGCAGACTTGCATCATGTCTATGCAACATGCCCCCGGCCACGGCATATCATCAAACCTGTGTTAACAGCCCGAGGTGGTGCCGCAGAGTTACGCGCGGCAACAGGGCGCGGGTTAAAGGTGGGCCTAATGTTTGGCCCCGAACGCGCTGGCCTTGATAATGAAGATATGGCGCGGGCAGATGCGCTTATTCGCTATCCGCTCAATCCGGCTTTCATGTCGCTTAATCTGGCGCAGGCCGTCATGATCATGGCGTATGAATGGTGGATGGCAGAGGATCAGACACCCCCGCGTGAACTCATGACGAATGAGACGCATGTGGCCACCAAAGGGGAGCTGGAGAATTTTCTGCAACATCTGGAGCGTGAGCTGGATGACTGCGGTTTTTTGCGGAATGAGCAGAAACGGCCCGGTATGGTGCGTAACCTTCGCCACTTTTTCACACGTGGTGAGGTAACAGAGCAAGAACTACGCACGCTGCATGGCGTAGTGCGAGAACTAGCGCATCCACGCCGGAAAGACTGA
- a CDS encoding alpha/beta hydrolase codes for MPEVMFAGPDGRLEGRYHHSNEPNAPLALVLHPHPLHGGTMNNRITYALYRTFEKMGFSVMRYNSRGVGRSQGRFDGGIGEISDAAAALDWMQMVNPNASGLWIAGYSFGAFVGMQLLMRRPEITGWISIAPPAAHYDFGFLAPCPCGGLMIAGGKDDMAPEPAIHKLVDKLNTQKGVTVDYRVFPEADHIFAKQVDKITNAVEDHVTKAMAHHNMPLAAD; via the coding sequence ATGCCAGAGGTTATGTTTGCCGGCCCTGATGGTCGTCTTGAAGGGCGCTATCACCATTCAAACGAGCCCAACGCCCCGCTTGCCCTCGTGCTGCACCCTCACCCGTTGCACGGCGGCACTATGAACAACCGCATTACCTATGCGCTGTATCGCACGTTCGAAAAGATGGGCTTTTCCGTCATGCGTTACAATTCGCGCGGGGTTGGCCGTTCTCAGGGGCGGTTTGATGGCGGTATTGGCGAAATTTCAGATGCCGCCGCAGCGTTAGACTGGATGCAGATGGTTAACCCCAATGCCAGTGGTCTGTGGATTGCCGGTTATTCTTTTGGTGCTTTTGTTGGCATGCAGTTGCTGATGCGCCGCCCGGAAATTACCGGTTGGATCAGCATTGCACCACCTGCTGCGCATTATGATTTCGGCTTTTTGGCACCATGCCCCTGCGGCGGCCTGATGATTGCTGGCGGCAAGGATGATATGGCCCCAGAGCCTGCCATTCATAAGCTGGTGGATAAACTGAACACCCAAAAAGGTGTAACGGTTGATTACCGAGTTTTCCCCGAAGCGGATCATATTTTTGCCAAGCAGGTAGATAAGATCACCAACGCGGTGGAAGACCACGTAACCAAGGCCATGGCACACCACAACATGCCTTTGGCGGCAGACTAA
- the cysS gene encoding cysteine--tRNA ligase: protein MPHSHLPPHPVLSLHDSQSRATVPFTPIDPAHVKVYYCGPTVYDLAHIGNLRAMLTADVLVRLLRHVYPRVTFVRNITDVDDKITARARANGEDIGSLTQRTTEEFHQDLASMNVLPPDIEPRATHNIGEMQAMIARLIKNGHAYEAEGHVLFSVGSFPSYGALSGRNPEELEAGARVEVAPYKKAPGDFVLWKPSDADQPGWDSPWGRGRPGWHIECSAMSHRYLGDSFDIHGGGSDLLFPHHENERAQSLCCFPHGKFANYWVHNAMLLVEGEKMSKSLGNFLTIRDVLAQAPAEALRLLLLGAHYRSTLNYTQAGLQEARKTLDRFYRALAAGPVPETDVPEGVLQALADDLNTPKAIAELHALAAQALAGDRQAAGALKAGAGILGLLQGDPEQWFKGDASDEDAAIEALINERLAARKARDFAKADALRDQLQAQGIVLEDAKDGTSWRRA, encoded by the coding sequence ATGCCGCACTCTCATCTTCCTCCTCACCCAGTTCTATCCCTGCACGATAGCCAAAGTCGTGCCACGGTGCCGTTTACGCCAATCGATCCGGCACACGTAAAAGTCTATTACTGTGGACCAACAGTGTATGACTTGGCCCATATTGGTAATTTGCGGGCCATGCTTACGGCAGATGTGCTGGTGCGCTTGCTGCGGCATGTTTATCCGCGCGTGACATTTGTGCGGAACATCACGGATGTTGATGACAAAATTACCGCACGAGCCCGCGCGAATGGGGAGGATATTGGTTCTCTCACCCAACGTACAACGGAAGAGTTCCATCAGGATCTGGCATCCATGAATGTGCTGCCGCCGGATATAGAGCCACGGGCCACACATAATATTGGTGAAATGCAGGCCATGATCGCGCGGCTCATTAAAAATGGTCACGCGTATGAAGCCGAAGGCCATGTACTGTTTTCCGTTGGTTCATTCCCGTCCTATGGCGCACTTTCAGGCCGAAACCCGGAAGAGCTTGAAGCCGGCGCACGTGTAGAGGTTGCCCCTTACAAAAAAGCACCGGGCGATTTTGTGCTGTGGAAACCATCGGATGCAGACCAGCCGGGGTGGGATAGCCCTTGGGGCCGTGGGCGGCCGGGCTGGCATATTGAATGTTCAGCTATGTCTCACCGGTATCTGGGAGATAGCTTTGATATTCATGGTGGCGGATCAGACCTGTTGTTCCCACATCATGAAAACGAACGCGCCCAGAGCCTGTGCTGCTTCCCACATGGCAAGTTTGCCAATTACTGGGTGCATAATGCCATGCTGCTGGTTGAGGGTGAGAAAATGTCCAAGTCTTTGGGCAATTTTCTTACCATTCGGGATGTGCTGGCGCAGGCTCCGGCAGAAGCTCTACGGTTGCTGCTGTTGGGGGCGCATTATCGCTCTACACTAAATTATACGCAGGCCGGTTTGCAGGAGGCACGCAAAACGCTGGATCGGTTCTACCGCGCGCTCGCTGCGGGGCCTGTGCCAGAAACAGATGTGCCGGAGGGCGTTTTGCAGGCTCTGGCGGATGATCTGAACACACCTAAAGCCATTGCAGAACTGCACGCTCTTGCCGCGCAGGCACTTGCAGGAGACAGGCAGGCCGCAGGAGCCCTTAAAGCGGGGGCAGGAATACTGGGGCTTTTGCAGGGAGACCCAGAGCAGTGGTTTAAAGGTGATGCATCTGATGAAGATGCCGCAATTGAAGCCCTGATTAACGAACGTCTGGCTGCCCGCAAAGCGCGGGATTTTGCAAAGGCAGATGCGCTGCGTGATCAGCTTCAGGCTCAGGGCATTGTGCTGGAAGATGCCAAAGACGGCACAAGCTGGAGGCGAGCATGA